Proteins encoded by one window of Paraburkholderia sprentiae WSM5005:
- a CDS encoding YeeE/YedE family protein, with product MATVVSFVCGLLFGIGLLLSGMANPAKVLGFLDIAGRWNPSLAFVMIGAVAVAAIGFAIARRRDRSLLGLPMQIPASAHITRRLVLGSCAFGVGWGIAGFCPGPALVALGLGSAKASVFVAAMIAGMAVFERLERR from the coding sequence ATGGCAACCGTCGTTTCATTCGTATGCGGGCTGCTGTTCGGTATCGGCCTGCTGTTGTCGGGCATGGCCAATCCCGCGAAAGTGCTGGGCTTCCTCGATATCGCCGGACGCTGGAATCCGTCGCTCGCGTTCGTGATGATCGGCGCGGTGGCGGTCGCCGCGATCGGCTTCGCGATCGCAAGGCGCCGCGACAGGTCGCTGCTCGGCTTGCCCATGCAGATTCCGGCGTCGGCGCATATCACGCGAAGACTGGTGCTGGGCAGTTGCGCGTTCGGCGTCGGGTGGGGCATTGCCGGGTTCTGCCCCGGCCCCGCGCTTGTCGCGCTCGGGCTCGGGTCGGCGAAAGCGTCGGTGTTCGTCGCGGCGATGATCGCGGGAATGGCCGTCTTCGAGCGGCTCGAACGGCGCTGA
- a CDS encoding transketolase family protein — MSTVANKPRLKTSAMIASIATEGQLTRSAPFGHALVELARAKSSVIGMTADLGKYTDLHVFAKEFPERYYQMGMAEQLLMGAAAGFAHEGAQPFVTTYAVFGTRRAYDFIHQTIAEDNLDVKIVCALPGLTTGYGPSHQAAEDLALMRAMPNMTVIDPCDALDIEQMVPAIAAHRGPVYARLLRGNVPAVLDEYDYRFELGKAKLLRDGNDVLLISSGIMTMRSLEVATALEADNVGVAVLHVPTIKPLDTATILREAKRSGRMVIVAENHTVIGGLGEAVARTLLGAGVTPPFRQIALPDEFLAAGALPTLHERYGISTKAMATTIKTWLG, encoded by the coding sequence ATGAGTACCGTTGCAAACAAGCCGCGCCTGAAGACCTCGGCGATGATCGCGTCGATCGCGACCGAAGGACAGCTCACGCGTTCGGCGCCGTTCGGCCACGCGCTGGTCGAACTGGCGCGCGCGAAGTCCAGCGTGATCGGCATGACGGCCGATCTCGGCAAGTACACCGATCTGCATGTCTTCGCGAAGGAATTTCCGGAGCGCTACTACCAGATGGGCATGGCCGAACAACTGCTGATGGGCGCGGCCGCCGGCTTCGCCCATGAGGGCGCGCAGCCGTTTGTCACGACTTACGCGGTGTTCGGCACGCGGCGCGCCTACGATTTCATTCATCAAACCATCGCCGAAGACAATCTCGACGTGAAGATCGTCTGTGCGCTGCCGGGGCTCACGACCGGCTACGGCCCGAGCCACCAGGCAGCCGAAGACCTCGCGCTGATGCGCGCGATGCCGAACATGACCGTCATCGATCCATGCGACGCGCTCGATATCGAGCAGATGGTGCCGGCCATTGCCGCACACAGGGGTCCGGTCTATGCGCGCCTGCTGCGCGGCAACGTGCCCGCCGTGCTCGACGAATACGACTACCGCTTTGAACTTGGCAAGGCGAAGCTGCTGCGTGACGGCAACGACGTGCTGCTGATCTCGTCGGGGATCATGACGATGCGCTCGCTCGAAGTCGCGACAGCACTGGAGGCGGACAACGTAGGCGTGGCCGTGCTGCATGTGCCGACCATCAAGCCGCTCGACACGGCGACGATTCTGCGCGAGGCGAAGCGCTCGGGCCGCATGGTGATCGTGGCGGAGAACCATACGGTGATCGGCGGACTCGGTGAAGCCGTCGCGCGCACGTTGCTCGGCGCGGGCGTGACACCACCGTTCCGCCAGATCGCGCTGCCTGACGAGTTTCTCGCCGCCGGTGCGCTGCCGACGCTGCACGAGCGCTACGGCATCTCGACGAAGGCGATGGCGACGACGATCAAAACGTGGCTCGGTTGA
- a CDS encoding zinc-dependent alcohol dehydrogenase family protein, with product MRAMVFDGSSATLTEREVPDPRPGAGEILIDVRACGVCRTDLHLVDRELEHPKRPVIPGHEIVGLVAELGAGVSGFAVGERVGVPWVGRTCGHCRYCLSARENLCDDAGFTGYTIDGGYAERTVADSRYCFRLPPHYSDIEAAPLLCAGLIGYRTLSMAGNAERIGIYGFGAAAHLVAQVARHQQRTVYAFTRPGDHAAQQLALRLGAAWAGGSDEAPPAELDAALLFAPVGALVPLALQAVAKGGVVVCGGIHMSDIPSFPYAFLWGERRVVSVANLTRDDGLAFMRNAAETRLAIETTTYALRDANRALDDLRHGNLTGAAVLAIRS from the coding sequence ATGCGAGCGATGGTGTTCGACGGCAGCTCGGCGACGCTGACCGAGCGGGAAGTGCCGGATCCGCGGCCCGGTGCCGGCGAGATCCTGATCGACGTTCGTGCCTGCGGCGTATGCCGAACGGACCTGCATCTGGTCGACCGCGAACTCGAACATCCGAAGCGGCCGGTGATTCCGGGCCATGAAATCGTTGGCCTGGTGGCCGAATTGGGCGCTGGCGTGAGCGGTTTCGCGGTGGGCGAGCGGGTCGGCGTGCCGTGGGTCGGGCGCACCTGCGGCCATTGCCGCTACTGCCTGTCCGCCCGCGAAAATCTCTGCGACGACGCAGGTTTCACCGGCTACACGATCGACGGCGGTTACGCCGAGCGTACCGTCGCCGATAGCCGCTACTGCTTCCGTCTGCCGCCGCATTACAGCGATATCGAGGCCGCGCCGCTGCTGTGCGCGGGTCTGATCGGCTATCGCACGCTAAGCATGGCGGGCAACGCGGAGCGGATCGGCATTTACGGTTTCGGCGCGGCCGCGCATCTGGTCGCGCAGGTCGCGCGTCATCAGCAGCGTACCGTCTACGCGTTCACGCGCCCCGGCGATCACGCGGCCCAGCAGCTCGCGCTGCGCCTCGGCGCGGCTTGGGCCGGTGGCAGCGACGAGGCGCCCCCCGCCGAACTCGACGCGGCGCTGCTGTTCGCGCCGGTCGGCGCACTGGTGCCGCTGGCGCTGCAGGCGGTCGCGAAGGGTGGCGTGGTGGTGTGCGGCGGCATTCATATGAGCGACATTCCCTCGTTCCCGTATGCGTTTTTGTGGGGCGAGCGGCGCGTCGTGTCGGTCGCGAACCTGACCCGCGACGATGGGCTTGCGTTCATGCGCAACGCCGCCGAGACCCGGCTCGCGATCGAGACGACCACCTACGCGTTGCGCGACGCGAACCGCGCGCTCGACGATCTGCGCCACGGCAACCTGACCGGCGCGGCCGTGCTCGCGATCCGGTCGTGA
- a CDS encoding alpha-hydroxy acid oxidase, producing MERRLYSGRDVKRAHSIDDLRAMARKRLPNFCFEYVEGGAEDEATLRRNRDVFGEIAFLPRTLVNVEQRDQSVMLFGERSAAPFMIGPTGYSGLMFREGDVKLASAAAAAGIPFVLSNVSTVALEDVVRRAGGRVWMQVYMYRTREFLAKLAQRAQAAGIEALVVTTDSAVFGKREWDLRNYIAPLKLDWRNKFDVLRHPRWMANVLWPNGMPRFANLGDLLPPGQDSVKGATITLGQQLDPSLSWDDIRWLRDLWPRRLIVKGVLGAPDALKALEAGVDGIVLSNHGGRQLDSAVSAMDVLPEVVEQVGGKLCVMLDGGFRRGSEILKAVALGADAVLLGRATTYGLSAGGQPGAERAIEILKTEIDRALGLLGCSDIARLDHRYLRWLGHDAPLSRMPTQTQTRIGPARAAALPV from the coding sequence TTGGAACGCCGCCTTTATTCAGGCCGCGACGTAAAGCGCGCGCACAGCATCGACGATCTGCGCGCGATGGCCCGCAAGCGTCTGCCGAATTTCTGTTTCGAGTATGTCGAGGGCGGCGCCGAAGACGAAGCGACGCTGCGCCGCAATCGCGACGTATTCGGCGAGATCGCTTTTCTGCCGCGCACGCTCGTCAACGTCGAGCAGCGCGACCAGAGCGTGATGCTGTTCGGTGAGCGCAGCGCGGCGCCGTTCATGATCGGCCCGACCGGCTATAGCGGCCTGATGTTTCGCGAAGGCGACGTGAAGCTGGCCAGTGCCGCGGCGGCGGCCGGCATTCCGTTCGTGCTGAGCAACGTGTCGACGGTCGCGCTGGAGGACGTCGTGCGGCGCGCGGGCGGTCGCGTATGGATGCAGGTCTACATGTACCGCACGCGCGAATTTCTCGCCAAACTGGCGCAGCGCGCGCAGGCTGCGGGCATCGAGGCGCTGGTCGTCACGACCGATAGCGCGGTGTTCGGCAAGCGCGAATGGGACTTGCGCAACTACATCGCGCCGCTGAAGCTCGACTGGCGCAACAAGTTCGACGTGTTGCGCCATCCGCGCTGGATGGCCAATGTGCTGTGGCCCAACGGCATGCCGCGCTTCGCGAATCTCGGCGATCTGCTGCCGCCGGGGCAGGACAGCGTGAAGGGCGCGACGATCACGCTGGGCCAGCAACTGGACCCGTCGCTATCGTGGGACGACATCCGCTGGCTGCGCGATCTATGGCCGCGTCGGCTGATCGTCAAAGGGGTGCTTGGCGCACCGGATGCGCTGAAGGCGCTGGAGGCCGGCGTCGACGGTATCGTGCTGTCGAACCACGGCGGGCGGCAACTCGACAGCGCGGTATCGGCGATGGACGTGCTGCCCGAGGTCGTCGAGCAGGTCGGCGGCAAACTCTGCGTGATGCTCGACGGCGGATTTCGCCGGGGCTCCGAAATCCTGAAGGCGGTCGCGCTGGGGGCCGACGCGGTGTTGCTCGGACGCGCGACGACCTACGGTCTGAGCGCGGGCGGTCAGCCCGGTGCCGAGCGTGCCATCGAGATTCTGAAGACCGAGATCGATCGGGCGCTCGGCCTGTTGGGCTGCAGCGATATTGCCCGGCTCGACCATCGTTATCTGCGCTGGCTAGGGCATGATGCGCCGCTGTCGCGCATGCCAACGCAGACGCAAACGCGAATCGGGCCGGCGCGCGCAGCGGCTCTGCCCGTCTGA
- a CDS encoding UxaA family hydrolase, which translates to MSTQASVASAIIRLHTGDDVIIATRQLLPGTRIDAEQLVVAGLIPPGHKIATRDIAQGEPVKRYNQIIGVAREAIARGQHVHTHNLGMSEFAREHTFGVDAQPTVYVDEPAHFMGIRRDDGRIATRNYIGVLTSVNCSATVARAIADHFRRDVHPDALADYPNVDGVIALTHGLGCGIDMQGEGIGILRRTLAGYAVHPNFASVLFVGLGCETNQIDGVLAAGGLDASTPKLRSFTIQDSGGTRKTIERGIATVREMLADANRVQRVPVPASHLCVGLQCGGSDGYSGISANPALGAAVDRLVRHGGTAILSETPEIYGAEHLLTRRAVSAAVGDKLLARIAWWQDYCARNGGAMDNNPSAGNKVGGLTTILEKSLGAVAKGGTTNLVDVYEYAQPIAAKGFVFMDSPGYDPVSATGQVASGANLICFTTGRGSAYGCAPSPSLKLATNTALWERQQDDIDINCGGVIDGSTSIDELGEAIFRMMLDCASGTRTKSESHGYGQSEFVPWQVGVVT; encoded by the coding sequence ATGTCGACTCAAGCTAGTGTCGCCTCCGCGATCATCCGCCTGCATACCGGCGACGACGTCATCATCGCGACCCGGCAATTGTTGCCGGGCACGCGCATCGACGCGGAACAACTGGTCGTCGCCGGGCTGATTCCACCGGGGCACAAGATCGCGACGCGCGATATCGCGCAAGGCGAGCCGGTCAAGCGCTACAACCAGATCATCGGTGTCGCGCGTGAGGCGATCGCGCGCGGCCAGCATGTTCATACGCACAATCTCGGCATGTCCGAGTTCGCGCGCGAGCATACGTTCGGCGTCGATGCGCAGCCGACCGTCTACGTCGACGAACCCGCGCACTTCATGGGCATTCGTCGCGACGACGGCCGCATCGCGACGCGCAATTACATCGGCGTTCTGACGAGCGTGAACTGCTCGGCGACGGTCGCGCGTGCGATCGCCGATCATTTCCGGCGCGACGTGCATCCCGACGCGCTCGCCGACTATCCGAACGTCGACGGTGTGATCGCCTTGACGCACGGGCTCGGCTGCGGCATCGACATGCAGGGCGAGGGCATCGGGATCCTGCGGCGCACGCTCGCCGGTTACGCGGTGCATCCGAACTTCGCGTCGGTGCTATTCGTCGGGCTAGGCTGCGAGACCAATCAGATCGACGGCGTGCTCGCGGCGGGCGGCCTCGACGCGAGCACGCCGAAGCTGCGCAGCTTCACGATCCAGGACAGCGGCGGTACGCGCAAGACGATCGAGCGCGGTATCGCGACGGTGCGCGAGATGCTCGCCGACGCGAACCGCGTGCAGCGCGTGCCGGTGCCGGCTTCGCATCTATGCGTCGGTCTGCAATGCGGCGGCTCGGACGGCTACTCGGGCATCTCCGCGAATCCGGCGCTCGGCGCCGCGGTCGATCGGCTGGTGCGGCATGGCGGCACCGCGATCCTGTCGGAAACGCCGGAAATCTACGGCGCCGAGCATTTGCTGACGCGCCGTGCGGTGAGCGCCGCTGTCGGCGACAAGCTGCTCGCGCGCATCGCATGGTGGCAGGACTATTGCGCGCGCAATGGCGGCGCGATGGACAACAACCCATCGGCGGGCAACAAGGTCGGCGGCCTGACGACGATCCTCGAAAAGTCGCTGGGCGCGGTCGCCAAGGGCGGCACGACGAATCTGGTCGACGTGTACGAATACGCGCAGCCGATCGCCGCGAAGGGCTTCGTGTTCATGGATTCACCCGGCTACGACCCGGTGTCGGCGACGGGGCAGGTCGCCTCGGGCGCGAACCTGATCTGCTTCACCACCGGGCGCGGCTCCGCCTACGGCTGCGCGCCGTCGCCATCATTGAAGCTGGCGACCAACACCGCGTTGTGGGAGCGTCAGCAGGACGACATCGATATCAATTGCGGCGGAGTGATCGACGGCAGCACGAGCATCGACGAACTCGGCGAAGCGATCTTCCGCATGATGCTCGACTGCGCGTCCGGCACGCGCACGAAGAGCGAGTCGCACGGCTATGGACAAAGCGAATTCGTGCCGTGGCAGGTCGGCGTGGTGACCTGA
- a CDS encoding cytochrome b has protein sequence MRISTEPRYDIVARLLHWLVVGLVAAQFVIGWTMPDVHRDTVPDGEIAWHLGVGTALLAAMVCRVLWRATHRPPPDNLPPLFRVASTIAHLALYVLLVLVPLLGWINASSRAWTVRLAGWLPLPPLSAAGSSFGHAMGDVHGILAWVLFGLICLHIAAAMFHQFFSGERVLQRMKL, from the coding sequence ATGCGTATCTCGACCGAACCCCGCTATGACATCGTTGCACGTTTGCTCCATTGGCTCGTCGTCGGACTGGTTGCCGCGCAGTTCGTGATCGGCTGGACGATGCCGGACGTGCATCGCGATACCGTACCGGACGGCGAAATCGCCTGGCACCTGGGCGTGGGCACCGCGCTGCTCGCAGCGATGGTCTGCCGCGTGCTGTGGCGCGCGACGCATCGGCCGCCGCCGGACAACCTGCCGCCGTTGTTTCGGGTCGCCTCGACCATCGCGCACCTGGCGCTGTACGTGCTGCTCGTACTGGTGCCGCTGCTCGGCTGGATCAACGCTTCGTCGCGCGCGTGGACGGTTCGCCTCGCCGGGTGGCTGCCGTTGCCCCCGCTGTCGGCGGCGGGCTCGTCATTCGGACACGCGATGGGCGATGTTCACGGCATTCTCGCCTGGGTGCTGTTTGGCCTCATCTGCCTGCATATCGCAGCGGCGATGTTTCATCAGTTCTTCAGCGGCGAGCGCGTCCTGCAGCGCATGAAACTCTAG
- the phaZ gene encoding polyhydroxyalkanoate depolymerase codes for MWYAFIDAQQRLARAMVGGVRSGSESGLGLQAGWLAPEQAADAFSCWLLRSTCAFGQTPPFDIRSIAGNGSRVTVDESVVASLALGALLRFKRNPPAPCADEKLPVLLCAPLAGHHSVMLRETVETLLEERDVFVTDWADARDVPPEAGPLSLDDYVRAIESFVGTVRAFGSPVHVVAICQASVAALGAAALLAEDGAAPIASVSLLGGPIDTRLNPTVTDRFASSHTLEWFHDNAIDIVPPPYRGAGRLVYPGFIQQAALFAAHPERRLRLEADYWSRWLAGDMSGAQRALRSANDYAAVLDMAECYFLDMLRVVFHEHLLPRDRWSVAGREVRIAALRDTPLCTIEGDSDEITGAGQTHCAHALCDASPLRAARQLTIEQCNHYDLFIGPRWRDAVHPALREFWSEVEHAAPEVRRPRRAAKGSVNRRSA; via the coding sequence ATGTGGTACGCCTTCATCGATGCGCAGCAACGCCTCGCGCGCGCGATGGTCGGGGGTGTTCGATCCGGATCGGAATCGGGGCTGGGGCTGCAAGCGGGCTGGCTCGCCCCGGAACAGGCAGCCGACGCGTTCAGCTGCTGGCTACTGCGGTCCACCTGCGCTTTCGGGCAAACGCCGCCATTCGACATCCGCTCCATTGCCGGCAACGGCAGCCGCGTGACCGTCGACGAAAGCGTCGTCGCCTCGCTGGCGCTCGGCGCGCTGCTCAGGTTCAAGCGCAACCCACCTGCGCCGTGCGCTGACGAAAAACTGCCGGTGCTGCTGTGCGCGCCGCTCGCCGGACATCATTCGGTCATGCTGCGCGAGACCGTCGAGACGCTGCTCGAAGAACGCGACGTATTCGTGACCGATTGGGCCGACGCGCGCGACGTGCCGCCCGAAGCGGGACCGCTGTCGCTCGACGACTACGTGCGGGCCATCGAAAGCTTCGTCGGCACCGTTCGCGCGTTCGGATCGCCGGTCCACGTGGTGGCGATCTGTCAGGCGAGCGTGGCCGCGCTCGGCGCCGCGGCGCTGCTCGCCGAGGATGGGGCCGCGCCGATCGCGAGCGTCTCGCTGCTCGGCGGCCCGATCGATACCCGTTTGAACCCGACCGTAACGGACCGCTTCGCGAGTTCCCATACGCTCGAATGGTTTCACGACAATGCGATCGATATCGTTCCACCACCGTATCGCGGCGCGGGACGCCTCGTGTATCCGGGTTTCATCCAGCAAGCCGCGCTGTTTGCCGCGCATCCGGAGCGGCGCCTGCGACTCGAAGCGGACTACTGGTCCCGTTGGCTCGCGGGCGACATGTCCGGTGCGCAACGGGCGCTGCGCTCGGCGAACGACTATGCCGCGGTCCTCGACATGGCCGAGTGCTATTTCCTCGACATGCTTCGTGTGGTGTTTCACGAACATCTGTTGCCGCGCGATCGTTGGTCGGTCGCCGGGCGTGAGGTGCGGATCGCCGCGCTGCGCGATACCCCGCTATGCACGATCGAGGGCGACAGCGATGAGATCACGGGCGCGGGGCAAACGCATTGCGCGCATGCGCTGTGCGATGCATCGCCGCTGCGAGCGGCGCGGCAACTCACCATCGAGCAGTGCAATCACTACGACCTGTTCATCGGGCCGCGTTGGCGCGATGCGGTTCATCCGGCGCTGCGCGAATTCTGGAGCGAGGTCGAACACGCCGCGCCGGAAGTTCGCCGGCCGCGCCGCGCGGCCAAGGGTTCGGTAAACCGTAGATCAGCGTGA
- a CDS encoding FAD-binding oxidoreductase, which translates to MQHEQTAATRGNEAVAALRTALGADIVSPPAEFGGRQFADWSGTPSTEPIALIRPRTTEEVATALRICHQLRQPVVTQGGMTGHAGGACVLGGEVALSVERMNGVVDIDPVSATMTVLAGTPLQVVQEAADHAGFMFALDLGARGSCTIGGNIATNAGGNRVIRYGMMRDQVLDVEAVLADGSVIGGERKMIKNNTGYDLRNLLTGSEGTLAVITRAVLRLRAKPRAVSTAWCGMPDYAAVTTLLGRAQERLPAGVSAFEVLWPSYCDFVRQRLPELRVPLASDHAYYVLLETCGADPERQSAAFEEFLADMLDAGVIADAAIAQSEADAAAFWAIRDAPAEYPRLIPGRVSFDISFAVAQAGDAAQRCDERLRARWPQATILVYGHLGDGNLHVVAQQPGWTDAAIADVKRVVYELTGEMGGSVSAEHGIGEEKLSVLGLSRSPAELAAMKAIKLALDPHNILNPGKVIAM; encoded by the coding sequence ATGCAGCACGAACAGACTGCGGCGACCCGCGGTAACGAAGCCGTCGCCGCGCTACGCACGGCGCTCGGCGCGGACATCGTGAGCCCGCCGGCCGAGTTTGGCGGGCGGCAGTTCGCGGACTGGAGCGGCACGCCGTCGACCGAGCCGATCGCGCTGATCCGCCCGCGCACGACCGAAGAAGTCGCCACGGCGCTCAGGATCTGCCATCAATTGCGCCAGCCGGTCGTCACGCAAGGCGGCATGACCGGGCATGCGGGCGGCGCCTGCGTGCTCGGCGGCGAGGTTGCGCTGAGCGTCGAGCGGATGAACGGCGTCGTCGATATCGATCCGGTCAGCGCGACGATGACCGTGCTCGCGGGCACACCGCTGCAGGTCGTGCAGGAAGCGGCCGATCACGCCGGCTTCATGTTTGCGCTCGACCTCGGCGCGCGCGGCAGTTGCACGATCGGCGGCAACATCGCGACCAATGCGGGCGGCAATCGCGTGATCCGCTACGGGATGATGCGCGACCAGGTGCTCGACGTCGAAGCGGTGCTCGCCGACGGCAGCGTGATCGGCGGTGAGCGCAAGATGATCAAGAACAATACCGGCTACGACCTGCGCAACCTGCTGACGGGCAGCGAAGGCACGCTTGCGGTCATCACGCGCGCGGTGCTGCGCCTGCGCGCCAAGCCGCGCGCGGTCTCCACCGCATGGTGCGGCATGCCGGACTACGCGGCGGTGACCACGCTGCTCGGCCGCGCGCAGGAGCGGCTACCCGCCGGAGTGTCCGCCTTCGAGGTCCTGTGGCCCAGCTATTGCGACTTCGTGCGGCAACGCTTGCCCGAGCTGCGCGTGCCGCTCGCGAGCGATCACGCGTACTACGTATTGCTCGAGACTTGTGGCGCCGACCCGGAGCGGCAGTCGGCGGCTTTCGAGGAATTCCTTGCGGATATGCTGGACGCCGGCGTGATCGCCGATGCCGCAATCGCGCAATCGGAGGCGGACGCCGCGGCGTTCTGGGCGATTCGCGATGCGCCAGCCGAATATCCGCGCCTGATTCCGGGACGCGTCTCGTTCGATATCAGCTTCGCGGTCGCGCAGGCGGGCGATGCGGCACAGCGCTGCGACGAGCGCCTGCGGGCACGCTGGCCGCAAGCGACGATCCTCGTGTACGGGCATCTCGGCGACGGCAATCTGCACGTGGTGGCGCAGCAGCCGGGCTGGACCGACGCGGCCATCGCCGACGTCAAGCGCGTCGTCTATGAACTCACCGGGGAAATGGGCGGTTCGGTGTCGGCCGAGCATGGAATCGGCGAGGAGAAGCTGAGCGTGCTCGGCCTGTCACGCTCGCCGGCCGAACTCGCTGCGATGAAGGCGATCAAGCTCGCGCTCGATCCGCACAACATCCTGAACCCCGGCAAGGTGATTGCGATGTAG
- a CDS encoding YeeE/YedE family protein, with product MIDLDDFTPIASLCGGLLIGATAAAMVLVLGRIAGISGIVGGLLRWTRRDNAWRVAFVAGLVVAAVIARAVGAPVTITVDASWPAVIAAGLLVGIGTRYGSGCTSGHGVCGISRGATRSLVATATFMTTGFVTVYIARHLLGA from the coding sequence ATGATCGATCTCGACGATTTCACCCCCATCGCATCCCTGTGCGGGGGCCTGCTAATCGGCGCCACGGCTGCGGCGATGGTCCTCGTGCTGGGCCGTATCGCCGGAATCAGCGGCATAGTCGGCGGCCTGTTGCGCTGGACCAGGCGCGACAACGCATGGCGCGTCGCCTTTGTGGCCGGGCTCGTCGTTGCCGCGGTGATCGCGCGCGCGGTCGGCGCGCCTGTCACGATCACCGTCGACGCGTCGTGGCCCGCCGTGATCGCGGCCGGCTTGCTGGTCGGCATCGGCACTCGCTACGGCAGCGGCTGCACCAGCGGACACGGCGTGTGCGGCATTTCACGCGGCGCCACGCGCTCGCTCGTCGCGACGGCGACCTTCATGACGACCGGCTTCGTCACCGTGTATATCGCGCGACATCTTCTCGGAGCTTAG
- the phbB gene encoding acetoacetyl-CoA reductase, giving the protein MGTDRVALVTGGMGGLGAAISRALHDAGMTVAVSYSPHNDHVSAWLQHERDTGRDFHAYEADIADFDSCARCAQRVLTELGEVDVLINNAGITRDTSFAKMSKEHWDAVLRTDLDGLFNMTKPLLSGMLERRHGRIVNVGSVNGSRGAYGQTNYSAAKAGVHGFTKALALETAKHGITVNTVSPGYLATAMVEAVPREILDTKILPQIPVGRLGRPDEVAALIAFLCSEDAAFITGADIAINGGMHMH; this is encoded by the coding sequence ATGGGAACGGATCGCGTGGCATTGGTCACAGGCGGAATGGGCGGGTTGGGCGCGGCGATCAGCCGGGCGCTTCATGACGCAGGCATGACGGTCGCGGTGTCGTATTCGCCGCACAACGATCATGTGTCGGCATGGCTGCAGCACGAGCGCGACACAGGACGCGACTTTCATGCGTACGAAGCCGACATCGCCGACTTCGATTCATGCGCGCGCTGCGCGCAACGCGTGCTGACCGAACTGGGCGAGGTCGACGTGCTGATCAACAACGCGGGCATCACGCGCGACACGAGCTTCGCGAAGATGAGCAAGGAGCACTGGGACGCCGTGCTGCGCACCGATCTCGATGGCCTGTTCAACATGACCAAGCCGCTGTTGTCCGGCATGCTCGAGCGGCGCCACGGCCGTATCGTCAACGTGGGGTCGGTGAACGGTTCGCGCGGGGCCTACGGGCAAACCAATTATTCGGCGGCCAAAGCGGGCGTGCACGGTTTCACGAAGGCGCTCGCGCTCGAAACCGCAAAGCACGGCATCACGGTAAACACGGTGTCGCCCGGTTATCTTGCGACCGCGATGGTCGAAGCGGTGCCGCGCGAGATCCTCGACACGAAGATCCTGCCGCAGATTCCAGTCGGCCGGCTGGGACGGCCGGACGAGGTGGCGGCGCTGATTGCGTTTTTATGCTCCGAGGACGCGGCTTTTATCACCGGTGCGGACATTGCAATCAATGGGGGCATGCATATGCATTGA